The DNA sequence TGGCGCTCCTGGCCAATGCTGTGGTGGCCCAGCCTCCGTTCTTAGCCAAATTAAGTGGAGGCCCCCCTTCATTTCTCCGTGATGGACTCATCAAGTTCTTGGAGAGAGTCAACACGGCTTGCGAAGGTTCCGAATTGAAAACTTGCAAATGTCTGACCGATCAGGAGCACATTGGCATTTTCAAGACCGTCAAGGAAGTTCAAGAATGTAAACCGACCATCTGTAATTGCGCAGATGGCTCTAGGATCTCACCCGCTGTCCCTGAATTTCTGAGGAATAAGTCCAACAACAACTTGCACCCGCTTGCCATCTCCCTTAAggagaaattcaaagaaagggCATCAGTCATCCTTAGAATTTGCAATGGAGATCTGCCCGAAAAATGCCCTTGTGATGAGGATGAGCAGGAACCCATAATCCCTCCCTTTGTCACACCTGAGGCTGTTCACAAGTGTAATCCCAGTAAATGTGTTTGCGATAATGGAGACGAAGTGGACTTGCCCCGGACCGAAATCCGGTCAAAACTCACCGAACATATTGCGGCCGTCAAAGCACTCTGTAACGGGGAAACGCCCGAAACTTGCACTTGCAGTAATAATGATAAGATCGACTTCGAAGACCTCATAAAATCGACTCAAAATCTTTTGGATTGCTTACCCGAGATTTGCACATGTACTGATGGAACTGACCTATCTGTACCCACTATTGAACCTCCACCATTCGcccaaaaaatgttaaagCGCCTCCACCAAAAGATCAACACCATTTGTCCTGGTGAATTACCTGCGCAGACTTGTCAGTGTTCCAATGACAAATCCGGCATTGACAGTCTAGACGATTTTGGCAAGACCAGGGATATCCTTCGCTGTCGTCCCAATGCTTGCACCTGCGCGGATGGATCCTCTGTGGAGGTCGAGCAACCTGAGGCTCCCAAGTTCATGAAAGAACTGGTTGAGAAGTACACAGGTGAGCTGAACACTCTTTGCGAAGGTGAGATGCCAAACAAGTGTTCTTGTTCTGGAACGGATTTGGAAGATATTGAGGGACCCTTCCAGGGCGGTCTGGCCTTATTTATGTGCCAAGTTATGGAATGCACGTGCGCAAATGGCGAAACGGTTAAACCGGAACTTCCTCAACTTCCCTTCTTTGACTCCGTATCCTCGTTTGTGGCCAAAATCGAACCTCAAAGCATCTTGAATAAATTGGTGGGTTCCATCTGTCCAGTGGAAGGTACTGATATTCAAAAGTGCACCTGTCAAGACGATTCCGTCGTGCCTGCACCTTTCAACCCTCCCAAGATGATCCAATGCCAGCCCAAGCAATGCAAGTGCCAAGACCAAGATGGGAACGTAGAGTTGATTGATATGGAAGACCTGACTCAAAATCCTTTGGCCCCTTTTAAGCAAATTTCTCAGATCTGCAACGGAGCGGAGCCCATTTCATGTCAATGCAGCAAAGACAACAAGAAGATATCCccgccattttcaaatttcatggagATCGCGCTAGCATGCGCTCCTGAGGTATGCCTGTGTGAGGATCAAACCACACCCAAAGTGGAGATCCCTGCGTTCCTCAAAGCTTTGGTGGAAAGAGTCAGAGAAGGAGCCGACCCTTCCGGAGCATTGGACAAGTTCCAAGAACTCTGTGGCGGAGAAGCCCCCACCAAACTCACATGCCAGGATGACTCTGTTGCGGAAATGTCCCTAGCGCTCCCTATCATCATGTTTCAATGCAGACCGAAACTGTACCAATGCTCAGAAGGGGGGGAAATGCTCCCCCTTCAATTGTTTGGTTGTGAAAATGGTATACCACGACTCAATTACATGTCGTGAGTAATGTTTTGGACTAAATGAGCTTTTTCTGTCATGCTTACAGGTGGGCTCCCTGGATGTGGAATTGGTGACTTCGATTTGTCTTGCGGCAATGAGCTCCAAATCACCCTTCTGAGCATCCTCAAAGCCCACACCTCGGACTCTTGTGTTTGTGAGGATGGCAGAGCTCCACTCTGTATCAATAACAACGAGCCTCCCAAATGTCCCAATGGAGAAGCTGTTCAATTAGAGATTGGACAACCTCCTGCATTCTTAAAGAAATGTAGGGCTTAATGAGCCCCAATTATGCCTCAAACTATATCAACTCAATCTACCGACCCTGACCAATACCAATCATTGCCAATGggcaacaaaaacaataacttGGATGAAGTGTGAACACGTGCAGATTTCCATACCAGTTCCAATTATTCCCCCTGAAAGCAGACCCCTCACTTCATCCATCATGCGCTGGGCTGTCCACAAGTTGTTACCAGACAAATACAACATTGTCTGTAGATCTCTCACCGTTTTTTGGCCTTCCACAATCTAGAAGTTTACCCTGGAAATGACGTCACCAAATTGGACTCTAGAAATCCGGGCATTATCAATTCTTCTCTTCGTGAGCCAACTTTTAGTACGAGGGCCAGCAAAAGGCGTCAAAAGTGGGAAATGGATTTGTTCCGCTGATTCTGTCACAACAAAGAAAATCTGAGCGAGATtatccctcttcttctttacATCTTCATCCGGTACCTTTCAACTGttgttcatttga is a window from the Tigriopus californicus strain San Diego chromosome 2, Tcal_SD_v2.1, whole genome shotgun sequence genome containing:
- the LOC131893218 gene encoding uncharacterized protein LOC131893218 isoform X1 — translated: MKTVTSVALVALLANAVVAQPPFLAKLSGGPPSFLRDGLIKFLERVNTACEGSELKTCKCLTDQEHIGIFKTVKEVQECKPTICNCADGSRISPAVPEFLRNKSNNNLHPLAISLKEKFKERASVILRICNGDLPEKCPCDEDEQEPIIPPFVTPEAVHKCNPSKCVCDNGDEVDLPRTEIRSKLTEHIAAVKALCNGETPETCTCSNNDKIDFEDLIKSTQNLLDCLPEICTCTDGTDLSVPTIEPPPFAQKMLKRLHQKINTICPGELPAQTCQCSNDKSGIDSLDDFGKTRDILRCRPNACTCADGSSVEVEQPEAPKFMKELVEKYTGELNTLCEGEMPNKCSCSGTDLEDIEGPFQGGLALFMCQVMECTCANGETVKPELPQLPFFDSVSSFVAKIEPQSILNKLVGSICPVEGTDIQKCTCQDDSVVPAPFNPPKMIQCQPKQCKCQDQDGNVELIDMEDLTQNPLAPFKQISQICNGAEPISCQCSKDNKKISPPFSNFMEIALACAPEVCLCEDQTTPKVEIPAFLKALVERVREGADPSGALDKFQELCGGEAPTKLTCQDDSVAEMSLALPIIMFQCRPKLYQCSEGGEMLPLQLFGCENGGLPGCGIGDFDLSCGNELQITLLSILKAHTSDSCVCEDGRAPLCINNNEPPKCPNGEAVQLEIGQPPAFLKKCRA
- the LOC131893218 gene encoding uncharacterized protein LOC131893218 isoform X2 gives rise to the protein MKTVTSVALVALLANAVVAQPPFLAKLSGGPPSFLRDGLIKFLERVNTACEGSELKTCKCLTDQEHIGIFKTVKEVQECKPTICNCADGSRISPAVPEFLRNKSNNNLHPLAISLKEKFKERASVILRICNGDLPEKCPCDEDEQEPIIPPFVTPEAVHKCNPSKCVCDNGDEVDLPRTEIRSKLTEHIAAVKALCNGETPETCTCSNNDKIDFEDLIKSTQNLLDCLPEICTCTDGTDLSVPTIEPPPFAQKMLKRLHQKINTICPGELPAQTCQCSNDKSGIDSLDDFGKTRDILRCRPNACTCADGSSVEVEQPEAPKFMKELVEKYTGGLPGCGIGDFDLSCGNELQITLLSILKAHTSDSCVCEDGRAPLCINNNEPPKCPNGEAVQLEIGQPPAFLKKCRA